The nucleotide sequence ATATCCGCGGACACCGCAATCCCTCCGGTCGTCGAGATGACCGGGATCACGATCCGATTCCCCGGCGTGCTCGCACTCGACGCCGTCGACTTCACCCTCCGCCCCGGCGAGGTCCACTCGCTCATGGGCGAGAACGGTGCCGGAAAGTCGACGCTCATCAAGGCTCTCACGGGCGTCTACCCGATCGACGCGGGCGAGATCGTCGTGAACGGGCGTCCCCGACGATTCACGACCACGGCCGACGCCCAGACCGCCGGGATCTCCACGGTGTACCAGGAGGTGAACCTGTGCGCGAACCTCTCGGTCGGTGAGAACGTCATGCTCGGCCACGAGCCGCGCACCGCCACCGGCATCGACTGGAAGGCCGTGCATCGGCTGGCCGAGGAGCACCTCGGGAGCCTCGGGCTCACCATCGACACGCGATCCACACTGTCGAGCCATTCGATCGCGATCCAGCAGCTGATCGCCATCGGACGAGCCATGGTGCTCGACGCGAAGGTGCTGATCCTCGACGAGCCGACCTCGAGCCTGGACCGCGGCGAGGTCGAGCAGCTCTTCCAGGTGGTCCGCGATCTGCGCGACAAGGGCGTCGCGATCCTGTTCGTGAGCCACTTCCTCGACCAGATCTACGAGATCTCCGACCGCATCACGGTGCTGCGCAACGGGCGCCTCGTCGGCGAGTACCTCTTGCGCGACCTTCCGCGTGGCGACCTGGTCACCAAGATGATCGGCCGGGAACTGGACGAGCTCACTGCACTCGCCTCGGTTGCCGACCGGTCGATCGACCGAACCGGCACGCCCGTGCTGCGGGCGAGCGGCGTCGGCAGGCGCGGCGTCCTCGAGCCCGTCGACCTCGACGTCTACGAGGGAGAGGTCGTCGGGATCGCAGGGTTGCTGGGCTCCGGCCGCACCGAACTGGTCCGCCTGCTCTACGGCGCGGACCGCGCCGAGACCGGCCAGATCGAGGTGGGCGGCCGCGCGGCCAAGCACTCCTCTCCCCGACAGGCGATCGAGAACCGGATCGCGTTCTCCTCCGAGAACCGGCGCGCCGAGGGCATCATCGCCGACCTCACCGTCGCCGAGAACATCGTGCTCGGCATCCAGGCCCGCCGCGGTGCCATGCGCAGGATCGCCAAGGCCGAAGCCGACGCCCTCGTTCACGAGTACATCGCCGCACTCGGCGTCCGGCCCGCAGACCCGGCCATGCTCGCGGGTAACCTGTCCGGCGGCAATCAGCAGAAAGTGCTCCTGGCGCGCTGGCTGGCGACCGCCCCCGACCTGCTGGTGCTCGACGAACCCACGCGCGGGATCGACGTCGGCGCCAAGGCCGACATCCAGCGCAAGGTGGCCGAACTGAGCGCTCGAGGCCTGTCGGTCGTCTTCATCTCGTCCGAGCTCGAGGAGGTTCTGCGCATCGCGCAGCGGATCGTCGTCATGCGCGACCGGCGAAAGATCGGCGAGCTCGACTCGCACGAGGTCGACCTCGACGGGCTCATCGACTACATCGCCAACCAGGCAGAGGAGAGCGTCGCATGAAGGCGATCCTGAAGCACCGGCTGTTCTGGCCCGTCGTCGCGCTGCTCGCGCTCGTCGCCATCAACACGATCGCGCGTCCGCAGTTCATCCTCGTGACGCTCCGCGACGGCGAGCTGTACGGCGCGCTCATCGACATCCTGCGCAACAGCGCCCCCCTCATGCTCGTCGCCCTCGGCATGACGATCGTGATCGCGACGCGCGGCATCGACCTGTCGGTGGGCGCGATCATGGCGGTCTCCGGCGCCGTCGCCCTGACGATCATCGACGGCTCCTCGGACCCCGGCAATCTCGGCACCGTGCTGGTCGCGCTCGTGGTGGCGGTCGCCGTGTCGCTCGTGCTGGGTGTCTGGAACGGCTTCCTGGTCGCCGTCGTCGGCATTCAGCCGATCATCGCGACGCTGGTGCTGATGCTCGCCGGCCGCGGCGTCGCCCTGCTCATCACCGAGGGCTTCATCACGACCGTCAACAGCCCGCCGTACGAGTTCATCGCGACGGGCTACCTGGTCGCCCTCCCCGTCGCGTTCCT is from Microbacterium sp. LWH3-1.2 and encodes:
- a CDS encoding sugar ABC transporter ATP-binding protein, encoding MTGITIRFPGVLALDAVDFTLRPGEVHSLMGENGAGKSTLIKALTGVYPIDAGEIVVNGRPRRFTTTADAQTAGISTVYQEVNLCANLSVGENVMLGHEPRTATGIDWKAVHRLAEEHLGSLGLTIDTRSTLSSHSIAIQQLIAIGRAMVLDAKVLILDEPTSSLDRGEVEQLFQVVRDLRDKGVAILFVSHFLDQIYEISDRITVLRNGRLVGEYLLRDLPRGDLVTKMIGRELDELTALASVADRSIDRTGTPVLRASGVGRRGVLEPVDLDVYEGEVVGIAGLLGSGRTELVRLLYGADRAETGQIEVGGRAAKHSSPRQAIENRIAFSSENRRAEGIIADLTVAENIVLGIQARRGAMRRIAKAEADALVHEYIAALGVRPADPAMLAGNLSGGNQQKVLLARWLATAPDLLVLDEPTRGIDVGAKADIQRKVAELSARGLSVVFISSELEEVLRIAQRIVVMRDRRKIGELDSHEVDLDGLIDYIANQAEESVA
- a CDS encoding ABC transporter permease: MKAILKHRLFWPVVALLALVAINTIARPQFILVTLRDGELYGALIDILRNSAPLMLVALGMTIVIATRGIDLSVGAIMAVSGAVALTIIDGSSDPGNLGTVLVALVVAVAVSLVLGVWNGFLVAVVGIQPIIATLVLMLAGRGVALLITEGFITTVNSPPYEFIATGYLVALPVAFLIWVAAVAVIALTERRTALGVLTEAVGINPEASRLAGVRARGIVFGAYVLSGFLAGIAGIIYSSNIRAADANAAGLFIELYAILAVVLGGTSLMGGKFTIAGTVIGVLTIQTLEATILFLGVPSAQSPVFFAIVVIVVVLVQSPRLHRWARGALASAGARRGADAGSRAGVSS